The following proteins are co-located in the Camelina sativa cultivar DH55 chromosome 12, Cs, whole genome shotgun sequence genome:
- the LOC104731908 gene encoding 2-oxoglutarate-Fe(II) type oxidoreductase produces MGTSLPLPIIDLSSPEKISTAQLIRQACLEHGFFYVKNHGIEEELIKGVFKESKGFFDLPLVEKMALLRRDLLGYTPLYAEKLDPSVTSIGDSKESFYFGSFEGVLAQRYPNQWPSQDLLPSWRQTMECYYKNVLSVGRNLLGLIALALDLDEDFFEKVGALNDPAAVVRLLRYPGEVISSGVETYGASAHSDYGMVTLLLTDGVPGLQVCRDKSKQPHIWEDVPGIEGAFIVNIGDLMERWTNGMFRSTLHRVMPVGKERYSVVFFLDPNPDCNVKCLESCCSETCPPRFPPILAGDYIKERFRLTYVYVVWLRNRNVKEMVF; encoded by the exons CTTCCACTTCCGATCATCGACCTCTCTTCGCCGGAAAAAATCTCCACCGCACAATTGATTCGTCAG GCATGTCTTGAACATGGATTCTTTTATGTCAAGAATCATGGCATCGAGGAAGAATTAATAAAAGGGGTTTTTAAGGAGAGCAAAGGCTTCTTTGATCTTCCACTAGTGGAGAAGATGGCTTTACTCCGCCGTGATTTGCTTGGTTATACTCCTTTGTATGCTGAGAAACTTGACCCGTCCGTGACCTCCATAG GTGATTCCAAGGAAAGCTTCTATTTTGGCTCTTTCGAAGGCGTTCTCGCTCAACGTTACCCAAATCAGTGGCCTTCTCAAG ATCTCTTGCCATCATGGAGACAAACCATGGAATGTTACTACAAGAATGTCCT GTCCGTGGGTAGAAATTTGCTTGGCTTGATTGCCTTAGCCTTGGATTTAGATGAGGACTTCTTCGAAAAAGTTGGAGCCCTGAATGATCCTGCAGCAGTTGTTCGCCTCTTACGCTATCCAG GTGAAGTGATTTCGTCAGGTGTAGAAACATATGGTGCCTCAGCTCACTCAGATTATGGAATGGTCACTCTTCTTTTGACTGATGGAGTTCCGGGGCTTCag GTTTGTAGAGACAAATCGAAACAACCACACATTTGGGAAGATGTCCCTGGAATTGAAGG GGCGTTTATTGTCAACATTGGTGATTTGATGGAGAGATGGACCAATGGAATGTTCCG GTCTACCTTGCACCGAGTGATGCCGGTTGGAAAAGAACGTTACTCG GTGGTGTTCTTCTTAGATCCCAATCCAGATTGTAATGTAAAATGCTTGGAGAGTTGTTGCAGCGAAACTTGTCCCCCAAG ATTCCCGCCTATTCTGGCCGGCGACTATATTAAGGAGCGTTTCAGGCTAACCTACGTCTATGTTGTTTGGTTACGAAATCGAAATGTAAAAGAAATGGTGTTCTAG